Genomic window (Paenibacillus sp. PK3_47):
GCCGTCCTGCTGTTCTATATCCGGCGGATGAGCAAGCGGCTGGGAAGCGTATCCGCGGCACTGCAGCGTGCAGGCAGCGGTGACTTCACCGTCGTAGTCAAGGACCGTGCACAGGATGAGATCGGTGACCTGGTTCACAGCTTCAACCAGATGAAAACGAGCCTGCAGGGGCTGATCCGGCACGGGATGGATAATGCAGCCAAGGTAGCTGCTTCTACAACCTCCATCATGGAGATTGCCGGGCAGACCTCGGCAGAATCGAAGCAGATCGCTGCAGCAATCGATGAGGTTGCCCGCGGCGCCGAGATCCAGACGTTCAGCACTGCAGAGAATCTGAAGGCGATGGAAGAGGTCTCCGTGGGCGTGCAGCGGATTGCTGAGAGCGCCTCAGAGATATCAGAATCCGCCCGCCATTCCAGGCAGCAGGCGGAGTCGGGCGCCCGTTATGTCAATGACACCGTTCAGCAAATGGACAATATTCATGCTTCAGCCCGGGAGGCTGATGAAATCATGCACCAGCTTGACGGACAATCACAGGAAATTGCCGGGATTCTGGAGGTGATCACCGGAATCTCCGGCCAGACCAATCTGCTGGCGTTAAATGCTTCGATTGAAGCAGCCAGAGCAGGCGAACATGGCCGCGGCTTTGCCGTAGTAGCCTCTGAGGTACGGAAGCTGGCTGAACAGTCCGGCAAATCATCAGAGCAGATCGCGGCATTGATCGGGCAGATGGAAGGCGGCATGAAGCGTTCCACGGAGGCAATCGCCCGCATGGTCGGTGAAGCCCGGAAGGGACTGGAGGTGGCCCGGGTGACCGAGAACAATTTCCGGGAGATTCTGCTGACGAGCGGTCAAATCTCTGCCCAGACGGAGGAAATGGCGGCAGCCTCGGAGCAGATGTCAGCTGGAGTCGAGCAGATCACCGCATCTGTCACCAATATCAGCGGGATTGCCCGGACTACCAGCGCCCATACCCGCCGGGTAGTCTCGGCAACTGCAGGACAGCTGAAGGGGATTGAGAGCATTAACAATTCTTCTGCAGAACTGGGGAAGGCTTCGGCAGACATGCAGCAGTCTCTTGAGAGGTTCACGGTTTAAGTCTTCTGAAATTGAAATCCGGATGCGTTCTGTATATGATATGTACATCAATACTACCGGGAGGCATCATTTATCGTGGCAGTACTCATCAATGAACAAATCAGGGCATCCGAGGTTGTCCTTACAGGCTTGAAAGGCGAAAAGCTTGGCGTCGTCTCCAGAGAGGAGGCGCTTGCCATGGCCCGTTCGGCCGGTGCCGATCTCGTGTGCACTTCGCTTATGAGCAGCCCGCCGCCCTGCAGCCTGATGGCCAAAGGCAAGGCAAAGGCGGCAGCACAGAAAGAAAATGCTGCAGCCCGGAAGGCAAGCGCAGGCAAAGCTGCGGGCGGAGGCGGCAAAGAAAAGGTCAAGGAGCTGCGCTTCACCGCGCATATTGAGGATCATGACTATGAGACCAAGCTGCGCCAGGCGGACAAGCATCTTCGTTCCGGTAAACCGGTACAGCTCGTGGTCAAAGCTTCAGGTGCGAAGGAAGCTGCGGCTTCCAAGGCAGTCATCGAGCGGCTGCTT
Coding sequences:
- a CDS encoding methyl-accepting chemotaxis protein, with protein sequence MFDNLSLKWRSDKSVKARSIGTKISLIVIGVLLVFSAAVVYVVIHEMQGGIKAFAREKAKSDLELAGGLLDYKYPGDWAVRDNSLYKGTARISGNNELVDEIGQLTGDTVTIFQHDERVATNVMIDGERAVGTKVSETVGEAVLNKGEQYYGEANVVGKTYQSAYRPIRNAGGDIIGIFYVGAPQDIIDVIISSFVKQFIGVMIIAIAAAVAVLLFYIRRMSKRLGSVSAALQRAGSGDFTVVVKDRAQDEIGDLVHSFNQMKTSLQGLIRHGMDNAAKVAASTTSIMEIAGQTSAESKQIAAAIDEVARGAEIQTFSTAENLKAMEEVSVGVQRIAESASEISESARHSRQQAESGARYVNDTVQQMDNIHASAREADEIMHQLDGQSQEIAGILEVITGISGQTNLLALNASIEAARAGEHGRGFAVVASEVRKLAEQSGKSSEQIAALIGQMEGGMKRSTEAIARMVGEARKGLEVARVTENNFREILLTSGQISAQTEEMAAASEQMSAGVEQITASVTNISGIARTTSAHTRRVVSATAGQLKGIESINNSSAELGKASADMQQSLERFTV
- the infC gene encoding translation initiation factor IF-3, translated to MAVLINEQIRASEVVLTGLKGEKLGVVSREEALAMARSAGADLVCTSLMSSPPPCSLMAKGKAKAAAQKENAAARKASAGKAAGGGGKEKVKELRFTAHIEDHDYETKLRQADKHLRSGKPVQLVVKASGAKEAAASKAVIERLLADLKEAGVKETGIQTGGKGSQVKVNPR